DNA from Mycobacterium bourgelatii:
TTGACGCGCGCACGGTCCCCGCCGACTCGCCCCCGATGCCTTCGGGCTGGGAAGTCACCACCCACGGTGGTCGCCGTGGCACCGGCATCGACGCGGTGGAGTGGGCGGAGCGCGGCGCCGAGCTCGGGGTGGGGGAGATCCTGCTCAACTCGATGGACGCCGACGGCACCAAAGCCGGCTTCGACCTGGCGATGCTGCGTGCGGTCCGGGCGGCGGTCACGGTTCCGGTCATCGCCAGCGGCGGCGCCGGCAGGGTGGAACACTTCGCGCCCGCGGTGGCCGCGGGAGCCGACGCGGTGTTGGCGGCCAGTGTCTTTCACTTCAGGGAGTTGACCATCGGGGAAGTCAAAGCAGCCATGGCCGAACAGGGGATCACCGTCCGATGACGCTGGATCCGAAGATCGCCGAGCGGTTGAAGCGCAACTCGGACGGATTGATCACGGCCGTGGTGCAGGAGCGTGGCAGCGGCGACGTGCTGATGGTCGCCTGGATGGACGATGACGCGTTGGCCCGCACCCTGGAAACCCGTGAAGCGACCTACTTTTCGCGCTCACGCGGTGAACAGTGGATCAAGGGTGCGACTTCGGGCCACACCCAGCACGTCCACTCGGTACGGCTGGACTGCGACGGTGACACGGTGCTGTTGACCGTCGACCAGGTCGGGGGAGCCTGTCACACCGGTGATCACAGCTGCTTCGACGCCGCGGTGCTGCTGGGCCCCGAGGACTAGCCCGCCAGCGATGCTTCAACTCGCGCCGACGCTTCAGCTTGCGCCGACTGTGTGGCCTTTGCCCCGCGACGCCGGGGGCGGGTGCGTGGGCCACACGGTCGGCGACGGCGCCGAGGCCAAGGACTAGGCCGCTTGCGCCGAACGTGGGGCTCTTGGCCCCATGACGCCGGGAGTGGGTGCGTGGGCCACACAGTCGACGACGCGGGAGGTCGACGACCGCCAGTAGGCCGCCGACGGCGAGGACAGCCAAGGAGCTAGTTGGGCCCCCGGCGCTGGCCGACGTCCAGACCGTGCACGGCCTCGAGGGCGGCGTCGCGCCAGCGCTTCTGCCGAACAGCGGGCGCAATGTGATCGCGATAGATCTCTTCGACGTTGATGTTGCGGGTCTCGGCGATGGATCGCGGCACCAGGAAGGCGAATTCCCGGTCGTCCGTTGCGATCACCAGTATCGCTGCGGCCTCGTCAAGACGGTTGTTGTAGATGAGTTTCTTGGCAAAGCTGACCGGCGGCTCACCGTCAAAAGTTTTGACGTACACCACATACAGTCGAATGCCGCGATCTTGCAGCAACTCGGTCAGCCGACCCATCACGACGTCCTCGTCGACCGGCCTCAGCACATCCGCGGAGTCGGTCAGGATGCTGGCCACCACCAGCGGCGCGGCCGCCGTAGATGTACTGGGCGTCTGCGCCGCGGTCTTCGAGGGAACTGGGGCGCTGGCGCGCGGTGGGTTTGACTTCTCGCTGAGTAACTGGAGGCCGAGAACAAGGGCCAGCACGACGAGCGCCACGGCGAAGAGCGCCGCGATCAGGGTCCCCTGTCCAATTCGGCGCCCGGTGTGCGGTGTCTGGTGCGGATGCAATGGCGGCGGGGGTGGCAGCCCAGGAGCCTGGGCCACCGGGGTTTGCACCGTGCTGGCCGGCTGGCCGGCGAGTGCAGCGGCGAAATCCGAGCACGTGGCAAAGCGCTCTTCGGGGTTCTTGGCCAGCACCTTGGCGATAACCGGATCGAGTGGAGCCAGGTCGGGTCGCCGCTGACTGAGCAGTGGCGGTTGCCCGGACAGATGCTGCGAGATCACCACGGCCGGGTTGGTGTGATGGAACGGCGCCGTACCGGTCAGCAGGTGATAGGCCGTGCATCCAAGCCCGTACTGGTCGGCGCGCCCGTCCAGGTGCGCCCCCCGCAATTGCTCGGGCGAGCAGTACGCGGTGGTGCCCATCAGCACGTTGGTGACAGTCAGGCCGCTGATCTCGCCCGCCTCGCGCGCGATACCGAAATCGGCGAGCAGGATCCGGCGCCGCGGTTTGGCCTCGCCCAGCAGAATGTTGGCGGGTTTGACGTCGCGATGGAGCAAGCCACGGGAATGGGCGTAATCGAGCGCCTCGGCGACGGCCGAAATGATCTCGACCACCTCAGCGTGCGGCATCCCCATCGGATACTTCTCGTTCAGCAGATGGGCTGCGTCGGTTCCCTCCACGTAGTCCATCGACAGCCACAGCTGTCCGTTGAATTCGCCGCGGTCGTGAATGCCGACGATGTGCTGGTTGTACAAGCTGGCGGCGAGGTCGCACTCCCGATCAAACCGTCGCCGATACTCGACGTCCGCGGTGTATTCCGCGGACAAGATCTTGAGCGCATCGTGCCTGGGAAGCCGGGGATGTTTCGCCAAGTACACCTGGCCCATGCCGCCGGCCCCGAGCCGGCGCACGATGGTGTAGCCGGCGAACAGCTCGCCTTCTTGCAAGCTCCCGCTGTCGCCAGCATTTGTTGGCATGTGAGCATGCTACTGACGCTTTGGCTGAGCAACGACCTAACACGACCTATTGGGCGCACAGCCTCAACGTGAGCCCTGTGCGGCCTCTCTTACTCGGTGCAATCTCTTGGCTGCGAACTGCCGGCAACGACTCGGGTGCGTCGGCGTAATCGGTTGTGAATCGGCTTGTTTCGTCCGGCTGAGGCTCGCACGACGGTCGCTAGAGACGCCGCACGGCCCGCCCGCTTCACCCGCTGGGATCGTTGCGGCCCAACGTATTACCGGGTGCGCAGCGTCGCCAATGCCTTGTCGGCGTGGGTGTCCATGCTCAATTCGCTGGAGATCACGTCGAGCACCGTGCGGTCGGTGTCGATGACAAAGGTCGTCCGCTTGACCGGCAGCAACTTGCCTAGCAACCCGCGCTTGACCCCGAACTGTGTGGCGACTTGGCCGTCGGCGTCAGAAAGCAATGGGTAGTCGAACCCCTCCTTGTCGGCGAACTTGGCTTGCTTCTGTACCGGATCGGTGCTGATGCCGACCCGACTGGCGCCGACCGCCCCGAATTCCTGACCTAGGTCGCGAAAGTGACATGCCTCTTTGGTGCAACCCGGTGTCATCGCTGCCGGGTAGAAGAACAACACGACGGGTCCGTCGGAAAGCAGCGAGCTGAGCTTGCGCGGCGTACCCGTCTGGTCGGGAAGCTCGAAGTCGGGCGCAGTGTCACCTTTTTTCATGGTCGTCACGCTACGCCGGGCACCCTGGAAAGGCGTGTCTGGTTGGATGGTTCAGTGCACCTCAACCTCGCAGCAACCACCACACGGGAAGATTTCCGTGCGCTGGCGGCCGAACACCGGGTGGTGCCGGTGACACGCAAGGTTCTGGCCGACAGCGAGACCCCCCTGTCGGCCTACCGCAAGCTCGCCGCCAACCGGCCGGGAACTTTCTTGCTCGAATCGGCGGAAAACGGCCGGTCGTGGTCCCGATGGTCGTTCATCGGCGCAGGCGCGCCGACAGCGTTGACGGTGCGGGACGGCGAAGCGGTATGGCTGGGCGCCGTACCCAAGGACGCCCCCGCCGGCGGAGACCCGCTGCACGCACTCCGGGCAACCTTGGAAGTATTGGCGACCGCCCCCATCCCGGGGCTGCCGCCACTGTCCGGCGGAATGGTCGGCTTCTTCGCCTACGACATGGTCCGACGGCTCGAGCGTCTGCCCGAACTGGCCGTCGACGACCTCGGGTTGCCGGACATGCTGTTGCTGCTCGCCACCGACGTCGCGGCCGTAGACCACCACGAAGGCACCATCACGCTGATCGCCAACGCCGTGAACTGGAACGGCACCGACGAGCGGGTCGACTGGGCGTACGACGACGCAGTCGCGCGGTTGGACGTCATGACCGCCGCCCTGGAGCAGCCGCTCCCGTCAACGGTCGCCACCTTCAGCAAGCCCGAACCGCAACATCGGGCACAGCGGACCGTCGAGGAATACGGCAAGATCGTCGACTACCTGGTGGAACAGATCGCGGCCGGGGAAGCCTTCCAAGTGGTGCCCTCGCAGCGCTTCGAGATGGACACCGATGTCGACCCGATCGACGTGTATCGAATCCTGCGGGTCACCAACCCGAGCCCTTACATGTATTTGCTGCACATCCCGAATAGTGAAGGCACAACCGACTTTTCGATCGTCGGGTCGAGCCCGGAGGCGCTGGTCACCGTCCACGACGGCCGCGCGACCACGCACCCGATCGCCGGAACGCGGTGGCGCGGTGCGACAGAAGAAGAAGATCAGCTGCTGGAAAAGGATTTGCTGTCCGACGAAAAGGAATTGGCCGAGCACCTGATGCTGGTCGATCTCGGCCGCAACGACCTCGGTCGGGTCTGCACGCCGGGCACCGTCCGCGTCGAGGACTACAGCCACATCGAGCGCTACAGCCACGTGATGCACCTGGTGTCCACCGTGACCGGACTGCTCGACGAGGGTCGCACCGCGTTGGATGCGGTGACCGCGTGCTTCCCGGCCGGCACGTTGTCGGGCGCGCCGAAGGTGCGGGCGATGGAGCTCATCGAGGAGGTCGAGAAGACCCGTCGCGGTCTGTACGGCGGCGTGGTCGGCTACCTCGACTTCGCCGGCAACGCCGATTTCGCGATCGCCATCCGCACCGCGCTGATGCGTGCCGGCACCGCCTACGTTCAGGCCGGTGGTGGCGTCGTAGCCGACTCGAATGGGCCCTACGAGTACAACGAGGCCCGGAACAAGGCACGGGCCGTGCTCAACGCCGTCGCGGCCGCCGAGACGTTGTCCCCTCCAGGCGTTGGCTCCAGTGGCTCCTGACGCCGAAGCCGTCCGGCCCGAGCGCCGGGCCAGGCTCAGGATCGGCATCGCCCAAGTGCTGCTGGTCGTCGCTGCGGCGGCGCTGTGGACGGCGTCCCGGTTGCCGTGGGTCGTCATCCGGACGTTCGACGAGTTGGGTCCGCCCAAGGAAGTGACGTTGTCGGGGGCGACGTGGTCCACGGCCTTGCTGCCGTTGGCGATATTGATGCTGGCTGCGGCGGTGGCCGCGCTCGCCGTGCGGGGCTGGCCCCTGCGAGTGTTGGCGTGCCTGCTCGCCGCCGTGAGCTTTGTGGTCGGCTATCTGGGCATCAGTCTGTGGGTGATCCCGGACGTCGCACCGCGCGGAGCGGAGTTGGCCCACGTCTCGGTGGTGACGCTGGTCGGAAGTGGGCGCCATTACGCGGGCGCGGTGGTGGCCGTCCTGGCCGCGGTGTGCACCTTGGTCGCCGCTGTCCTGCTGATGCGTTCGGCGGCCGACGCGGGCAGCGCGAAGTACGCCGCGCCAGCCGTGCGCCGGTCACAGGAGTCGCCGACCGAGACTGACGCCGAGACTTCAAAGTCCGTTTCCGACATGTCCGAACGGATGATCTGGGATGCTCTTGACGAGGGACGCGACCCTACCGATCGGCCGCACGGGTCGGACACCGAGGGTCGGTGACGGACAGCACGTTGACAGTCGCTACCCTCATGAACGTCGTCGAAATCGACTGCAATGCGTCGGAAGGGAAACAGCAGGCATGAGTCCGGCCAACGTGCTTGACTCCATCCTCGAGGGAGTCCGAGCCGACGTTGCCGCGCGCGAAGCCTTAGTGAGCTTGTCGGAGATCAAGGCCAGGGCAGCCGCGGCACCGCCGCCCCTGGATGTCATGGCCGCACTGCGCGAGCCGGGCATTGGGGTCATCGCCGAGGTGAAGCGGGCCAGCCCGTCCAAAGGTCCGTTGGCGCCCATCGCCGACCCGGCCAAGCTCGCCCGGGCTTACGAGGAAGGCGGCGCGCGGATCATCAGCGTGCTCACTGAGGAGCGTCGGTTCCACGGCTCGCTCGATGACCTTGACGCGGTGCGGGCCGCGGTCTCAATTCCGGTCTTGCGCAAAGACTTTGTGGTGCAGCCGTATCAGATCCACGAGGCGCGTGCGCACGGTGCCGACATGCTGTTGCTCATCGTCGCCGCGTTGGACCAGTCCGCGTTGGTGTCGATGCTGGACCGAACCGAGTCGCTGGGAATGACCGCGCTCGTGGAGGTGCACACCGAGCAAGAGGCGGATCGCGCGCTGAAGGCCGGGGCAAAGGTGATCGGTGTCAATGCCCGCGACCTCACCACGCTTGATGTCGACCGGGATTGCTTCGCGCGGATCGCGCCCGGGTTGCCCAGCGAGGTGATCCGGATCGCGGAATCCGGCGTGCGCGGCACGGGTGATCTCTTGGCCTATGCGGGTGCCGGCGCCGATGCCGTGCTCGTGGGTGAGGGATTGGTCAAGAGCGGCGACCCGCGTGCAGCGGTTGCCGATCTCGTCACCGCAGGCACCCATCCGTCCTGTCCAAAGCCGGCTCGCTAGGCGTTGATGAGCTGTGCGCGTTGAGCCGCAGTAATGGCTGATCTATCCCGCCCGGACCTGCCGCGCATGAGTGCGGCGATTGCCGAACGGACCAGCCACGACCCCGATGCCGGCGGCCATTTCGGGGGCACTGGTCGTTGGGGCGGGCGCTATGTCCCCGAAGCGTTGATGGCGGTGATCGAAGAAGTCACGGTTGCCTACGAGAAGGAACGCGTCAACCAAGACTTCCTCGACACGCTGGACAAGCTGCAGACCCATTACGCCGGAAGGCCTTCGCCGCTTTACGAGACCACGCGGCTTGGCGAGCACGCCGGGTCGGCCCGCATCTTCTTGAAGCGAGAAGATCTGAATCACACCGGTTCTCACAAGATCAACAACGTCCTCGGTCAGGCCTTGCTGGCTCGCCGGATGGGCAAGACCCGGGTGATCGCGGAGACGGGTGCCGGCCAGCACGGGGTGGCCACCGCGACAGCGTGTGCGCTACTCGGCCTGGAGTGCGTCATCTACATGGGAGCGGTCGACACCGCCCGCCAGGCACTGAACGTGGCGCGGATGCGCTTACTGGGGGCCGAGGTCGTCTCGGTGGAGACCGGCTCGAAGACACTCAAAGACGCGATCAACGAGGCTTTCCGCGACTGGGTCACCAACGCCGACAACACGTACTACTGCTTCGGCACCGCCGCCGGACCGCATCCCTTCCCGACGATGGTCCGCGATTTTCAGCGGATTATCGGTTTGGAAACGCGCGTGCAGATCCAGGAACAGGCGGGCCGGTTGCCCGACGCCGTGGTGGCGTGCGTCGGGGGCGGGTCCAACGCCATCGGGATCTTTCACGCGTTTCTCGACGACCCTGGCGTGCGGTTGGTCGGCTACGAGGCAGCCGGTGACGGTGTCGAGACCGGGCGGCATGCGGCAACCTTCGCGGGCGGGTCGCCCGGCGCGTTCCAGGGGTCGTTCTCGTATCTGTTGCAGGACGACGACGGCCAAACGATCGAGTCGCATTCGATCTCGGCGGGTCTCGATTATCCCGGGGTAGGTCCCGAGCATGCGTGGCTCAAGGAGACCGGACGTGTTGACTACCAGCCGATCACGGACTCCGAGGCGATGGAAGCCTTCGGCCTGTTGTCCCGGATGGAAGGCATCATCCCAGCCATCGAATCCGCGCATGCGGTGGCGGGCGCCCTGAAACTGGGCGTTGAATTGGGAAGGGGCGCGGTCATTGTGGTGAATCTGTCGGGTCGTGGCGACAAGGATGTAGAGACGGCCGCGAAATGGTTCGGCCTGCTTCCCCCGGCTGGGCAGGCGGGGAGTTCGGACCCGAGCAGCTCATGACCGTGGAGCAAGGCGAAATCAGCCGGCTGGCACCACTTTTCGACTCCTGCCGGGCGAATAACCGAGCGGCGCTTATCGGTTACCTGCCCACTGGCTACCCCGATGTGCCGACCTCGGTGACGGCCATGACCGCATTGGTCGAGTCCGGTTGCGACATAGTCGAAGTCGGTGTCCCCTATTCCGATCCGGGGATGGACGGTCCGACCATCCAACGGGCAACCGAGACCGCGCTGCGTGGGGGAGTGCGAGTGCGGGACACGTTGGCCGCGGTCGAGGCGATCAGTCGGGCCGGTGGGCGCGCGGTGGTGATGACGTATTGGAATCCGGTGCTGCGCTACGGGGTCGGTTCGTTCGCGCGCGACCTGGCGTCGGCCGGTGGACACGGCATGATCACTCCCGATCTGATTCCAGACGAGGCGCAAGAGTGGTTCGAGGCATCCGACGAACACCGATTGGATCGCATCTTCCTGGTGGCGCCGTCGTCGACGCCCGAACGATTGGCGAAGACCGTCGAAGCATCCCGCGGATTCGTCTACGCGGCGTCGACAATGGGCGTCACCGGGGCGCGCGACGCGGTATCCCATGCCGCGCCCGAACTTGTGGGGAGGGTCAAGGCTGTGTCTGACATTCCGGTGGGCGTGGGTTTGGGTGTGCGGTCGCGCGAGCAGGCGGCTCAGATCGGCGGATATGCCGACGGAGTCATCGTCGGGTCGGCGTTGGTGTCGGCGTTGGGCGAAGGATTACCGAGCTTGCGCGCACTGACCGAGGAACTGGCGGCCGGCGTGCGCCAGAGGGGGTCGTCATGACCACGACCCTGCTCGCTTACATTCCCAGTCCACCGCAAGGGGTCTGGCACCTGGGGCCAATACCGATCCGGGCCTACGCGTTTTTCATCATCACCGGCATCGTCGTTGCGCTGCTGATCAGCGACCGGCGGTTTGCGGCCCGTGGCGGGGAACGCGGGGTCGTCTACGACATCGCACTGTGGATGGTGCCGTTCGGCTTGGTCGGCGGCAGGCTCTACCACCTGGCGACCGATTTTCCGACCTATTTCGGTAAGAATGGCGCCGGCCTGAGCGCGGCGTTGCGCATCTGG
Protein-coding regions in this window:
- the hisI gene encoding phosphoribosyl-AMP cyclohydrolase: MTLDPKIAERLKRNSDGLITAVVQERGSGDVLMVAWMDDDALARTLETREATYFSRSRGEQWIKGATSGHTQHVHSVRLDCDGDTVLLTVDQVGGACHTGDHSCFDAAVLLGPED
- a CDS encoding serine/threonine-protein kinase — protein: MPTNAGDSGSLQEGELFAGYTIVRRLGAGGMGQVYLAKHPRLPRHDALKILSAEYTADVEYRRRFDRECDLAASLYNQHIVGIHDRGEFNGQLWLSMDYVEGTDAAHLLNEKYPMGMPHAEVVEIISAVAEALDYAHSRGLLHRDVKPANILLGEAKPRRRILLADFGIAREAGEISGLTVTNVLMGTTAYCSPEQLRGAHLDGRADQYGLGCTAYHLLTGTAPFHHTNPAVVISQHLSGQPPLLSQRRPDLAPLDPVIAKVLAKNPEERFATCSDFAAALAGQPASTVQTPVAQAPGLPPPPPLHPHQTPHTGRRIGQGTLIAALFAVALVVLALVLGLQLLSEKSNPPRASAPVPSKTAAQTPSTSTAAAPLVVASILTDSADVLRPVDEDVVMGRLTELLQDRGIRLYVVYVKTFDGEPPVSFAKKLIYNNRLDEAAAILVIATDDREFAFLVPRSIAETRNINVEEIYRDHIAPAVRQKRWRDAALEAVHGLDVGQRRGPN
- a CDS encoding peroxiredoxin; this encodes MKKGDTAPDFELPDQTGTPRKLSSLLSDGPVVLFFYPAAMTPGCTKEACHFRDLGQEFGAVGASRVGISTDPVQKQAKFADKEGFDYPLLSDADGQVATQFGVKRGLLGKLLPVKRTTFVIDTDRTVLDVISSELSMDTHADKALATLRTR
- a CDS encoding anthranilate synthase component I, coding for MHLNLAATTTREDFRALAAEHRVVPVTRKVLADSETPLSAYRKLAANRPGTFLLESAENGRSWSRWSFIGAGAPTALTVRDGEAVWLGAVPKDAPAGGDPLHALRATLEVLATAPIPGLPPLSGGMVGFFAYDMVRRLERLPELAVDDLGLPDMLLLLATDVAAVDHHEGTITLIANAVNWNGTDERVDWAYDDAVARLDVMTAALEQPLPSTVATFSKPEPQHRAQRTVEEYGKIVDYLVEQIAAGEAFQVVPSQRFEMDTDVDPIDVYRILRVTNPSPYMYLLHIPNSEGTTDFSIVGSSPEALVTVHDGRATTHPIAGTRWRGATEEEDQLLEKDLLSDEKELAEHLMLVDLGRNDLGRVCTPGTVRVEDYSHIERYSHVMHLVSTVTGLLDEGRTALDAVTACFPAGTLSGAPKVRAMELIEEVEKTRRGLYGGVVGYLDFAGNADFAIAIRTALMRAGTAYVQAGGGVVADSNGPYEYNEARNKARAVLNAVAAAETLSPPGVGSSGS
- a CDS encoding TIGR02234 family membrane protein — encoded protein: MAPDAEAVRPERRARLRIGIAQVLLVVAAAALWTASRLPWVVIRTFDELGPPKEVTLSGATWSTALLPLAILMLAAAVAALAVRGWPLRVLACLLAAVSFVVGYLGISLWVIPDVAPRGAELAHVSVVTLVGSGRHYAGAVVAVLAAVCTLVAAVLLMRSAADAGSAKYAAPAVRRSQESPTETDAETSKSVSDMSERMIWDALDEGRDPTDRPHGSDTEGR
- the trpC gene encoding indole-3-glycerol phosphate synthase TrpC; the encoded protein is MSPANVLDSILEGVRADVAAREALVSLSEIKARAAAAPPPLDVMAALREPGIGVIAEVKRASPSKGPLAPIADPAKLARAYEEGGARIISVLTEERRFHGSLDDLDAVRAAVSIPVLRKDFVVQPYQIHEARAHGADMLLLIVAALDQSALVSMLDRTESLGMTALVEVHTEQEADRALKAGAKVIGVNARDLTTLDVDRDCFARIAPGLPSEVIRIAESGVRGTGDLLAYAGAGADAVLVGEGLVKSGDPRAAVADLVTAGTHPSCPKPAR
- the trpB gene encoding tryptophan synthase subunit beta, with the protein product MADLSRPDLPRMSAAIAERTSHDPDAGGHFGGTGRWGGRYVPEALMAVIEEVTVAYEKERVNQDFLDTLDKLQTHYAGRPSPLYETTRLGEHAGSARIFLKREDLNHTGSHKINNVLGQALLARRMGKTRVIAETGAGQHGVATATACALLGLECVIYMGAVDTARQALNVARMRLLGAEVVSVETGSKTLKDAINEAFRDWVTNADNTYYCFGTAAGPHPFPTMVRDFQRIIGLETRVQIQEQAGRLPDAVVACVGGGSNAIGIFHAFLDDPGVRLVGYEAAGDGVETGRHAATFAGGSPGAFQGSFSYLLQDDDGQTIESHSISAGLDYPGVGPEHAWLKETGRVDYQPITDSEAMEAFGLLSRMEGIIPAIESAHAVAGALKLGVELGRGAVIVVNLSGRGDKDVETAAKWFGLLPPAGQAGSSDPSSS
- the trpA gene encoding tryptophan synthase subunit alpha — its product is MTVEQGEISRLAPLFDSCRANNRAALIGYLPTGYPDVPTSVTAMTALVESGCDIVEVGVPYSDPGMDGPTIQRATETALRGGVRVRDTLAAVEAISRAGGRAVVMTYWNPVLRYGVGSFARDLASAGGHGMITPDLIPDEAQEWFEASDEHRLDRIFLVAPSSTPERLAKTVEASRGFVYAASTMGVTGARDAVSHAAPELVGRVKAVSDIPVGVGLGVRSREQAAQIGGYADGVIVGSALVSALGEGLPSLRALTEELAAGVRQRGSS